CGATGGCGAAATCGGCGGCATTGCCCAGTTCGGCGTCATTCAGATAGGCAGTGGCGGACATGTCTTTCATTTGCAGTTGCGATTGCGGCAATGCGAAACCTGCATCGGCGATATTGAATCGTCCTTGGTAATCTTTGCCGGCGCTGAGTTTGCCGGTCAGCGTTATTTTTCCGGGATGAATCTGCGCGTCGATCGCGGAAGAGTCCGCACGATCCGCCCGCAAGCTCAGGTTGCCAGGAGTTACCGCGATATCGTGCGCCAGCGACCAGCCCTGGGCGCTTTTTGTCAAATCCAGATTCGCTTGCGGAATGGAAACCTTAAGCGCATTCAGCAAATGAACCGGAGCGCCGGAGTCGATTTTGCCTGCTGTAATCTGCCCTGGGGTGCGCAATCCAATGTGCCAGCTATCCTGCTTGGAAGTAATTTGCAGAGGTAAGGAAATCGATAACTGCCGGACGCTGAGCGGCTCCGCAGAAAACTGACCGCCCGTAAGTTCGAAATCCACTGATCCGGTCAACGATTGCGCCGCTGCGCGGATATCGCCTTTCAGGGTGATTTGGTCAACGGCGATATCGCCGGATGTTGGCGGTGCTGGGTTTTTGCCGGCTGTGTCCGCCGGTTTTGCAATCGCTATTCCTGGCAGTTTGATGCCGGTTAACGCGAATTCAGTCTGAATATGTTGCAGCTGCAATGCCGCAAACGAGAACGCCGCTTCACCGGCAAAGCGGGTAATTTTGGCTGCGGGCAATGCCAGCGCACCATCGGCAACGGTCATCTTGCCTTGTAGGTTGCCTTGTTTATCCAGCGTTGCAGTCAGCAAGCTTTTGCTTTGCGCAAGCGCGCCGGAAACAATGACGCTCAGTTGTATCGCTTGACCATCCGGCTGGCGCTGCGCGATCTCGCCGGATAGCGCAATATCGGCGTTGCCAGCGGCGGAATGCAGGTGTATGACCGAATCTTTGAGTGACAAGCCGGGCAGCCAGGGAATGCTGATGCCTGTTCCGGATGGAGCCGTCATGGGTTGGGTGGAACTCAAAGGCGGCCGCGCGTCCAAATCGAACGCAGCTTGCAATCCGCTGATTTCGATTGCGAGCGATTTTCCCATCAACAGATCCGGCAAGTGCCACGTCGCGAGCAGATGATCCAAACGCAATTCTTTGTTGTTGCCTGCCGTCAAGCCGTTCAAGCGGAAAGCACTCAACGAGATGTCCAGTTCCGTGAGGGATTGCAACGGCAAGCCCTGCTTGTTCAATTGCTGACCGATCAGCGCGTGTAGCAACGGATTGCGGAAAATATAAAGCGCCGCCCCGGCAAAAACGATGAGGCTGATCAGGATCAGTAATCCGGTTTTAAAGAGTTTTCCCATTGCGTCAATTGTGTGCGATTACAAACATTGAATGAGCTTTCAATCCGATTAATACATCTCTGATTGGTCTTATTTAAAATTCTCAACGCCGAAACAAGATAACACAACGCACTGGCCTTGCAGCATTTTATGTTCCGCCATAGGTGCGCGAATAAATCGTTAAGCAACGCGCACCTCTTTTATACTACGCATCTTCTGCACAAGGAACGGTTTTTTCACGATCGCTACACAACTATGGATTTATTGACTCAGGGATTACTCGGCGCCACGATGGCGCAATCGGGCGCGAAACAACAGGAAACGCGGCTAGCAACCGGCATCGGTTTTTTTGCCGGCATTGCGGCGGATGTCGATATTTTGATTCAATCAGAAAACGATCCGCTGCTGAATATCGAATTTCACCGGCACTTCACCCATTCGTTGTTTTTCGTGCCGCTCGGGGCATTGGTCGCCGCGTTGCTGCTTTGGCCGTTTTTACGCAAGCGTCTGCCATTTTCCCGGCTGTATTTGTTCACTTTTCTCGGTTATTGCCTGAGCGGAACGCTCGATGCATTTACCAGCTACGGCACCAATTTGTTGTGGCCGGTGAGCGACGAACGCGTCGCGTTGAATATCATCTCGGTGCTGGATCCGGCTTTTACCTTGATTTTGCTGATTGCAGGGGCGGTTGCGTGGAAAAAATACAATCATGCCGCGGCGCGAATCGGCCTAGTGCTGGCGGCAGCCTATCTGTCGTTCGGCTGGATGCAAATGCAGCGCGCCGAAACTGCCGCTACCGCATTGATTACCGAACGCGGTCACCACGCCGAACGGTTGCTGGTCAAACCAACACTGGCTAATCTGGTGTTATGGCGCTCGATTTATGAATCTGAAGGTCAATTCCATGTCGACGCAATCCGCGTCGGCCTATTTTCCGCGCCGCGTATTTATCCGGGCGAATCGGTTGAAAAATTCGTTTTGGAACGTGATTTGAACGGATTATCAGCTTCCTCCGTGCTGGCGCAGGATATCGCGCGCTTCAGTCATTTCTCGTCTGGATACCTCGCCATCCGCCCGCAACAGCCCAGTGTACTCGTCGATGTGCGTTATTCCAATTTACCGACGACAACTGCACCGCTGTGGGGCATCGAGATCGACCCGGCGCACCCCGACCGGCACGCGCAGTATAAGCTCTATCGCGATTCATCCAGCGCCACGCGCGAGAAGTTTCTGAGGTTATTGCTGGGTGAGCATATTTTGGATTGAGTGTGACAGCCAGGTTATTTCAAATTCACAATCCATTTTTTATACAACCGCTCCGCCACCGCATTCAGCGCCGCCACGCGTTCGGGCAAATCCTTTTCAATTTCTTCCAGCGGTTGTACCGACGGTTCATTGAAGCTGGCGAGTTCTTCCGCGCCGACGCTGCACCAGTCGATGACCAGGCGTTCGGTCATTTCGACGTGGCATTGCATGCCGAGGTGCATGCCTAAGGCAAAAGCCTGATTGGCGCAATACGGACTGGAGAGGATGCAGGTGGCGTCTTGCGGGATGCTGAATGCTTCGCCGTGCCAGTGAAATGAATTGAAACCGGACAGATCGCCGAACCATTCACGCGCCACCGCATTATCCGGCACCGTGACTTCGCCCCAGCCCATTTCCTTGACTGGGTTGGCGCTAATCACGCCGCCCAAGGCTTTGGCCATGAGCTGGCCGCCGAGGCAGTGGCCCAGTACCGGCACATCGGCTGCGATTGCCTGACGGATCAGCGATAATTCCTGTCCGATCCACGGCAAACCGTCGTTGACGCTCATGGTGCCGCCCATGAACACCAAACCGCTGAATTCATCGATGCCGACCGGTAGTTTTTCTCCGGCGTCGATTTTGATCAAGCGCCACGGAATATGATTGTTGTCGAGAAATGTGGCAAAATAGCCGGGCCCTTCGATGGGAATGTGCCTAAAAATTGCTACTGGTTTCATGAAATTTTCCTGCCGTAATTTTGAATAATCTGATGACGAATTTTAGCTTGTTTTGCCGCCTGTTTTTTGCTGAAAATCCGGGTATTTTTCTTTGAACGCCGTGAAGTACAACAACACCGCCTATCGTAATATCCCGCCGGTTATTTTTCCGCAACGGATGCCGCCATGCCGGTAAATTCCCATACCTTCGTTGATCTGGTGCGCATCGAGCAATTGCGCAAGATTGAGTCCGTCAAAGCTGCGGAGTTATCGTACGATGGCGTGAAAAATATGCCAGGCTCGGCGAGCGGCGATTTCAACTACGCGGAATTCGTCGACCGATTGGCGGTTCGCGCCGGTCACTTGATTCGCGACAACGCATTGGAAGACGCGTTGCAGCAGCCGCGCAGGCAATTTGTCCGTGCCCGCCGGATTTGTCTGGCGCTTGCGGTGATTTTGGGCGGATTGGCTTCCAGTCAGGCCGTCAGCGAATCGTCGACATTGAATATTTACTGGTTGCTTGCGGTGCTGCTCGGTTTTAACACGCTGTCGCTGCTGCTGTGGTTATCGGGCATCGCCCTGAATTTGCAAAGCTTGAGTAGCGGCATCGTGGCGCAATTGGCCAGCTGGCTGCCGTACCGGAACAAACAAAACCCGGCGATTCCGTCGCTGGCGTCGCATGCTTGGTGGGAAACCTGTTTGACCGGTAATGTTGGCAAATGGCGCATCAGCGTGCTGACGCACCAATTCTGGCTGACCTACCTGAGCGCCGGTCTGGTGCTGTTGATCTTGCTAATGCTGGCGAAGCAATATAATTTCATTTGGGGCACGACATTGCTGCCCGACAGCGCTTTACCGGGATTGACACAGATGCTCGGAACGCCGCTGGAAGGGCTGGGGTTAAAAATTCCCGATAATCCGCAAACGGTAGCGAGCCGGGTCGGCGTCATGAAGCAGGATGCGGAAACGCGCACCGCATGGGCGACTTTCCTGATCGGCGCGGTGCTGGTTTACGGTCTGTTGCCGCGCTTGCTGGTGCTGGGCTTTTCGCTGCTCATGCAAAAATGGAGCGAGCACCGCTTCAAGCTGGATTTGTATCTACCTTATTATATTGAGCTGCGTCAGCGCTTGATGGCGCGTGAAGTAAAAGCCGCAGTGATCGATGCCGATCCGCACGCCGGTGTGAAACCCAAGGAAGTGGAGCGCCCGCCGGAAAATGTCGCCATCCCGGCCAACGCGCAAGCCATCGGCATTGAATTGGATGAGGCGACGCACTGGCCGGATTCCGTAATTTTCCGGTTGAATATCATCGACCAGGAATCGCACGATGAAGCCATGGCGTTGATCAAGAATCTCAACAGTCCATTATTACTGGGCGTGGCGGCGCATCGTCTGCCCGATCGCGGCGTGCAGCGTTTGATCAAGGAACTGGTCGATGGCTGCCCGGCCAAGCCGTGGCTGATTCTCTTGAGCAAGCCGTCGGCGCCGGTTACCAGCGCGCGTGAGTTTGCCTGGTTCCGCCTGGCCGAAGCTTGCGGCATTCCGGCCGAACATGTCATTACGCGCTAACTCATGATGATGCAAAATCCTCAGCGCATGCAAAGCGCCGCCATACTGAATGTCGCGGTCGTCGGGCATACCAACACCGGCAAAACGTCGCTGATCCGCACCATGCTGCGCAGCACCGAATTCGGCGTCATTGAAGATGCCGCCGGCACCACGCGGCATGTCGAGCAAGCGGCTATTTCCGCTGACAATGAACCGGTTCTGAATTTGTACGATACGCCCGGACTGGAAGACTCGAGAGCGCTATCGGCGCATATTAAGAAGCTGAGCGCGAAATCAAAAGCGCTGACTTCCTTGCAGATTCTGGAGCAGTTCGTCGCGCAGGCCACCGTGAACGACCCGCTGGAACAGGAAGCCAAGGTGGTCCGGCAAGTGTTGCGCAGCGATATTCTGCTGTACATCATCGATGTGCGCGAGCCTTTCCTGGAAAAATACCGCCTGGAATTGGAAATTCTTACGCAAGCGGGAAAACCGGTTATCCCGGTGTTCAACTTTATCGCCGGGCATGACCATGCGCTGGCTAAGTGGCGCGAACATCTGGCGGCTTTCCACATGCATGCGACGCTGGAATTCGATACCGTGGCGTTTTCGTTCGAAGCGGAAAAACGCTTGTACCAGAAAATGCAAACGCTGGTGGAATCCCATTACGACCGGTTGCAGAAACTGATCGATTACCGCGCCAAATTATGGAACCAGCTTTGCTTGTCGGGCGCCAAGCGGGTTGCCGAGTTGATCGTTAACGTGGCTTGCTACCGTGAAAGCAAAGGAACACAAAGCAATTCGATTGCGCATTCTCTGATTGAAGACCGCTTGCACGACTTTGTGCGCAAAGCTGAGCAGAGCTGCCTGCACGATTTGCTGGCCATTTTCAATTTCTCGGAAAAAGACGTCGCCATCCAGAAAATTCCGGTCAGCAATGGCCAGTGGCAGTTGGATATTTTCGCGCCTGGCATCCTCAAAGCGTATGGGCTGGATCTCGGCAGCGCCGCGGCCAAAGGCGCAGCGGCCGGTGCCGGGATCGATTTGATGGTCGGCGGCATGAGCTTGGGCGCAGCCAGCGCATTGGGCGCTCTCGCCGGTGCCGGTTGGTCGACGTTCAAACGCTATGGCGATGAAATCAAGGCAACGGTCAAAGGTACTCAATGGCAGTGCGCCGACGAAACCACACTGCAAATTCTGTATCTGCGCCAGAAACATCTGCTTAAAAAACTGATGCATCGCGGTCATGCGGCGCAGGATACGGTGCACGTGGATAAAGCCGACAACGAAAAATTGCCTGCCAATTGGAGCAAACTGACCAGCGCGTTACGCCAGAACCCCGCTTGGCAAGAACCTTCCGCCGCACGCAACAGCAATCAGCAGTACCAGGAGATAGAGGCGAAGCTGGTGGAAGCGTTGCTGGAAAATTAAGGAAGCTCCGAAAAACTACTACGTCGGTCATGCGGTGTTGAAATCAGACTCGAAATGCTTATTTACACCTCGTAAACTGCGCTTTCTCGCCTGATTTCGCTTTGTATCGGCTGTTTCAAAAACGTTCTTCAACGACCTGTTAAGCCGAAGAGCTCCTACCGGCGCTATTTTTGGGTAAAAACCGTTCAAGAATCCGGATCAATTGATCGGGATCGAAAGGTTTGGGCAAGTAAGCATTCATACCTATTCTTATCAATTCTTGCGGATCGTGCTGCATGATGTTGGCGGTCAGTGCGATGATCGGAATTTCATTGAGATGCAGGTCTTGGCGGATACGCCGGGTGGCTTCCAGACCATCCATCTCCGGCATTTGCAGGTCCATGAAAATCAGATCGAACGGCGCTTCGGTTGTTTTGAGCAAGTCCAGGCATTCCACACCGTTTTGCGCCAGACTCACGGCGATTCCCAAATTGTTCAGCAATTCGGTGATCAGCATTTGATTGAATTCATTGTCTTCCACGACGAGGATATGAGCACCGGGGAATTGTTTCTGAACCGGAATCGCCGGTTGATCCGCTTGACCGGCCTTGCTTGCGTCGAACAGCGAGGTCACCGTATCAAGCAGATTGAGCGGCGTAAACGGTTTTATGAGCACGCTGATCGCGCTGTTGGCTTCAAACTGATCGGTAAATGCCGGATCCATATTGTTGCTGATCACTATAATTTTGGGGCGGCGCGCAACAGGGAACGCGGCTTCGATAGCTTGAATCGTCTCGCGGTAACGCGTATCGGCCAAGCGCGTCATCAGCAGCAGCAAATCGAACGGCACCTGGCTGGGATCGGCAAACATTCTGACCGATGCCGTGCCGTTATCGACAGCCACCGCGCTCCAGCCCATGGATTGCACAATTTCCGTGACGGCTGCGCGCGTAACCGCGTGGTCGTCGATGATCATAACTTTGAGTGTTTGCAGATTGGCGGGAATGGCCACCCACGGTTCTCCATGCTGGTTTTTACGCTGCAATTTGACCGTGCAGTGGAACTTGCTGCCTACGCCATGTTCGCTTTCGGCGACGATATTGCCGCCCATTTGCTGCGCCAGGCGGTGGGAAATGGATAAGCCCAGACCGGTGCCGCCGAAACGCCGCGTGATGGACGAATCGGCCTGCGCGAACGCCTGAAAAAGGTGCGCCATTTGGTCGCCGGTCATGCCGATGCCGCTGTCGGTTATGCTGAAAATCAACGTGGTGCTTTCGGCGTCACCGGTGGAATCGGCTGCAATGCGGATAATCACTTCGCCGCGGTCGGTGAACTTGATCGCATTATTGGTGAGATTGACGAAAATCTGACTGAGTCTGAGCGGGTCGCCGACAAAATGCCTCGGTACATCGGGTTCGACATAAAAAAGCACGTCGACTGTTTTGTCCTTGGCCGCTATCGAAGCGATCGCCGACAGATTTTCCAGAATCGTGTTGAGATCGAAAGCGATATGATCCAATTCGATTTTGTTGGCCTCTATTTTGGAATAATCCAGAATATCGTTGATCACCCCCAACAAAATGTTGGACGAGCCTTCGATGTTGCGCAGGTAAGCGCTTTGCCGCGCATCCAGACTGGTTTTGCCTAATAGATACGCCATCCCCAGTACGGCATTCATCGGCGTGCGGATTTCATGCGACATCATCGCCAGGAAGCGGGTTTTGGCGTTGCTGGCCGCTTCCGCCTGCTGGCGCGCCTCAATCAGCATGACTTCGCGCTCTTTGCGTTCGGTGATGTCCTGATGTGTGCCGAACATCATCAGCGGTTTGCCGTCCGCGGTCCAGCTCAATACCTTGCCGCGATCCAGCACCCAGATCCAATGTCCCGCTTTATGCCGCATGCGCGCCTCGTATTCGTAATAAGGGATCTTGCCGGCGAAGTGGTCTTTGAGCTGTGTTTCGGATTGTTTCAAATCGTCCGGATGCGCATATTTAAGCCAGGTCTCGATAGATGTCGGAGCCAGCTCGTCGAGGGTGTAGCCGATGATTTCAGCCCAGCGCGAATTGAAAATGACTTGCCCGCTTTGCACATTCCATTCCCAGGTGCCGATGTGTGTTCCCTCGATGATGTTGGATAGGCGCAAGCGCTGATATTCCAATTCCTTTTCATGCTGCTTGCGTACGGTGATGTCACGCGATGAGGCGTAAATCAGTTTTCTGCCGGAGATTTCCAGTCTTCTGGCATTGATCTCGACATCGAAAACCGTGCCGTCCTTACGCCGGTGCAGCGTTTCGAACACGCGCGGAGTTGTCGAGACTTCGCGCACTGCGGCGATCAACTTTTCCCTGGGAATCATGGCGTCCCAGTCCATCACGTTCAGCCGGGCGGTTTCCTCGTTGGAATAGCCGAGCATCTTGGCGAATGCGTGGCTGAATTCCACCACGTTGCCATCTTCATCCAAGATATGTACGCCGTCGCTGGCGAACTCCAATAAAGCGGAGAATTTCAACGAAATGTTTTTCAGTTCGGTAATATCGTTGGCGTAGCCATTCCAGATGATACTGCCGTCAGTTTGTTTTTCCGGTTTCGAATGCGCGTGTATCCAGCGGATCTCATTTTCCTGGATCATAATCCGGAAATCTGCGTGCCAGTCGTTTCCAGTGCTGGCGGATTCTCGGATCGACCGATTGAATGTTTCAAGGTCTTCGGGATGAACAAGGGAAAAAATGGCGGATGCATCGGTGGCGACGCTTTCGGGCGATACGCCGAGGATTTCCGTTATTCCGTTGCTGGCATATGGTACACAATGGCGTCCGTCGGGAAATAGCTGGAATTGATAAATGAAACCGGGAATGCTATTGGACAGGTTTTCAAGAAATTTATGGCTCTTGATGAGTTGCGTTTCCAGACTCTTGCGCACCGTAATGTCGACTAAGGTAATCAAGTGGTGGTGCCTGGCCGATGTAAACGAATCCAGCGATGATGCGGTGGCGATCACGCTGCGCGGGGAGCCGTCTTTACTGCGAATGACGACGTCGAGCGGCTCAAAGTTTGTATGGTCCCTGAGTGATTTTTCCAGATGTTCGCGCCAGGTGGTCTCCACCTGCTGGCGATAAGCCGGATCCGGGTATGCTTTGGGCCACCATTCCGCCAATGTCGGGATATCGTCCAAGGTATAACCGAATGTCTGAATGAACGCTTTGTTCAGGAAAACGATATTGTGTTGATCATCGTTAATCGCTTTGGGTATCGGCGATGAATCGATGATCGCGTAAAGCCTGGCTTCGCTTTTCCGCAGCTCTGCTTCCACTCGACTGCGCTCGGTGAACAGGATGCTGACAAATTGCGCCGTAAGCGAAATGCCGAGGATGAAGATGTTCATGTCGAAGATGTGCGGACTTTCATCTACGACAAAAGGGCCGAATTTGCGTGCCGTTTCAAACAGTGCCAACACGGTGATGCCGCTGCATATCAGCGATACAACGGCCAATCCGCTTTTTATCGCAATCCACAGCAGCAGCGGCACATAGATCACCAGTGCAAGGGAAATACCGCTGAAAGCGGAATTGCCAAATACCAGCCAGGTAGCCGGTAGCATCAGAACTATCGGCACGATGGCAGGGCGCATGGATTGCCGGATACCGGCGATCCCGCCGGGTGAAGAAAACGCAATCAGCAGAAACGGCGTTACCAGAAATTGCCCCAGACTGTTGCCGAACCACCAGTAAAGCCAGGATTGGAAATAGTTTTGCGGTTCCTGGATGACATTGAAGAATAGCAGCGTGATCGTTCCGAAGGTGGCGCTGAACGGCTGGAGGACCAGAAAAATCATGCCGGTCAGGCGGCTGAAGTCATGCACGCTGTTAAGTGTTGAATCCAGTTTCCAATGTTTGAATAAAATGGCTGCAATCACCGCTTCGATGCTGTTGATCGCGGAAATCGCGAGCGCCGGCAGGAATTCCAGTCCGCTGCTGAGTGCCAGCGCCAGCTGCCCCAGGAAAACACCCGGCCAGACTTTGCGCCCGAGTAAAATAGCGGCAGCCAGCGCGATGCCCTCGGCGACGAAAAAAACCGGCGTGACAATAACGTGCGAAACGGAGATCAGAAAGCTGATGTGGCCAAACACAAAATATAAACCAGCTAACGCGAGGAGCTGAAGAATGTAACGGCGCAAGGCGGGCGGCTGATTGTTACTTAGCATGAAAGGGCAGGAAATCGATCGAGTGAGCGTTAATGCAGATGGCGGTTAAACATGGCTGAATGTGGCATAAAGTAGAGATTAGCATGATGAAGATTAAAACAAAATGTTCTGCCGGTAATTGTTAATCAACGTGAGAAAGCACTCAACGGCTGCGAAAAACGGTTTTTGACATTTTGTTGGATCTCACGCGTTGAACGGTTTACGCGGGAAATTGTTCAACCGCCGGTAGAACCACTGTTTGCAGTATTCAACCGCGAGCAGATAAGCACAGATGAGAACGGTCAATAACCCGAAAAACAGCGTCGGCAGCGGCGTGAAGCCGAGATATTCCGCCAGCGGACTCAGCGGGAGCAGCATGGCGATCGCCACAATGCTCAGCGAAGTAACGGTCAGCCAGCGGTTCGGATGGCTGGAGAAAGGATTGCGCCGCGTCCGGATGATGAAAATAACCAGCACTTGCGTGGCGATCGATTCGACAAACCAGCCGGTGCGGAACAGGGTTTCATCGGCGTCGAATACGGCGATGAGCAAATAAAAAGTAACGAAATCGAATAGTGAGCTGATCGGGCCGATGGTCATCATGAAATTGCGGATGAAATTCATGTCCCACTGACTCGGCTGCGCCAGATCTTCCCGGTCGACATTGTCCATCGGCAAGGTGATTTCAGACAGATCGTACAGTAAATTGTTTAACAGAATTTGCAACGGCAACAGCGGCAGAAACGGCAAAAAAAGTGTCGACGCGGCCATGCTGAACATATTGCCGAAGTTCGAGCTGGTCGCCATCATGATGTATTTCATCACGTTGCCAAAGGTGCGCCGCCCTTCGATGACGCCGGCGTGCAGTACTTTGAGATCGTGCTCCAGCATGATCATGGCGGCTGCTTGCTTGGCCACGTCCACCGCGCCGGCGACCGAAATGCCGATGTCGGCGGTATGCAGCGAAGGGGCATCGTTGATGCCGTCGCCGAGATAGCCCACGACATGCTTGCGCGCTTTCAGCGCCAAGAGCACCCGGTTCTTTTGCGCCGGATTGACGCGGCAAAACAGATTGACTTCTTCCACGCGTGCAAGCAATGCATCGTCCTGCATGGCGGCGATTTCTTTTCCGGTCAGCACGCCGGTGACGGGCAAATTCAACTGATTGCATACATGACGCGTGACCAGTTCGTTATCTCCTGTGAGGATTTTCACTTGCACGCCGCTCGCTTGCAGCGCGGCCAGGACCGGGCCGGCGCTGACTTTGGGCGGATCCAGAAAAGCCGCAAAACCGCAGAACACCAACTCACTTTCATCGGTGACGACGGCATAGGCATGATCCGGCGCCACCTTGCGCCAGGCAATGCCGAGTACCCGGAAACCGTCGGTTCCCAATTGATCGAGCAGCCGGTTGATCGATTGCAGCGCGGTTTCATCCAGGGGAGCAACGGCACCAGTTTCATCTTCATACTGGGTGCAAAGACCGAGAATATCTTCGGGCGCGCCTTTGACCGCCAACATACGGGTTTCTGCGCGCTCCACCAGCACCGATACGCGGCGGCGCTCGAAATCAAACGGTACTTCGTCGATTTTTTTCCAGCCGGCGGCGGCGATTTCACGGTGTAGCAGAATGGCGTCGTCCAACGGACTTTTCAGTCCGCTTTCAAAATAACTGTTGAGATAGGCGAGCTCCAAGACGCGCTGCGTTTCCCGGCCTTGGGCGTTGACATGGCGTTCCAGGCGGATTTTCGCTTCCGTCAGCGTGCCGGTTTTATCGGTGCAGAGAATATCCATCGCGCCCATGTCTTGGATCGCCGACAACCGTTTGACAATGACTTTTAGAGCGGCCATGCGCAGCGCGCCGCGGGTCAGCGTGACCGATACCACCATGGGCAATAATTCGGGCGTCAAACCAACCGCCAGTGCCACGGCAAACAAGAACGAGTCGAGCAAGGGACGATGCAGCACAACATTGACCAGCAAGGTGAACAGAACCAGCAGAAAAGTAAAACGCATGATCAGCATGCCGAATTGGCGGATGCCGAGTTCAAACGCGGTGGGCGGCGGTTTCTTTTCCAAGCTGCCGGCGATTTGTCCGAGCGCGGTCGCCTGGCCGGTGCGGGTAATGCGCATCCGGGCGGAACCGCTGATCACGGTGCTGCCCATGAATACCGCGGATTTTGCTTCGATATCCCACGGATCGGGATCCGCCGGAGTTTCCGCATATTTCTCGACCGGATAGGGTTCTCCGGTCAGTTGCGATTGGTTGATGAAGAGATCTTTCGCGTCGAGCAGTTGACCGTCCGCCGGGATCAGGTCTCCAGCCGACAAGTAGACAGTGTCGCCCGGCACCAGCCGGGTCACCGGAATCTCGGATAATTCGCCGTCACGCAGCACGGTCGCGGTAACGGCGACTTGCGCCGCTAATTTTGCCGCCGACCGGCCGGCACGGTATTCCTGAATGAAATCCAGTGTGACACTTAGCAGAATGATGACACCGATGATCAACGCGCTGATCTCGTCGCCATTCAGCGCGGATATGGTGATGGCAATCAGCAGCACCAAGACCAGCGGATTATAAAAATGCGCGAGAAACTGCATCAGGACGGAGCGCTGTCTGACGGGCTTGACTTCGTTTACGCCGTGTTGCTTCAAGCGGATCGCTGCTTCAGCGCTGCTTAAACCGGTATCTGTCGGATCGTTAACCATTTTATCTCGAGCCGTGCATGTTCCGATCGATTATAGCGGCTTTGCGATCGTTTGATGATCCGGTTATGAAACACATCCCGGAACAAATAAATAGCACCTTTTGATTGCTCTGATCAGGTAATCAAAAGAATGGTTTTGCTGCTATTCTCGGGACTCGATACGGCGCTTTATTGTCGTTTCATCCCAAGGCAAGCGGTATAATTTGCGGATATTTCCCGATAATTGATTTACAGGGATATTACCGGGCGGTGCGTGAGATGACCGGTAAATTCCGTGTGGAACCAATTATTCATGCGGTTATCTCAGGTTTATGCTTTATTTGATACTGATTACTGTCTTTGCCGCGCTTATCGTGGGACCTTCCTACTGGGTTAAGCATACCCTGGAAAAATACAGTCATCCCGATGACCGTTATCCGGGCACAGGTGCCGAACTGGCGCGCATTCTGCTGGATTGGGCCAATTTACAGTCAGTGACGGTTGAAGTGTCGGAACAGGGCGATCACTATGATCCGATAGCAAAAGCGGTGCGCCTGACAGCGGATAAATTTAACGGCAAATCGCTAACCGCGATTACAGTGGCGGCGCATGAAGTCGGGCACGCCATTCAGGATCGGGATGGTTATGTGCCGCTGAAGTTGCGAACGCGCTTGGTTCAGATAGCAGCTCCGGCGGAGAAATTGGGTGCGGCGATTTTGATGATTGCGCCTGTCATCACGGTTGCGACGCGTGCGCCGGTTGCGGGTGCTTTGTTTGTTGCGGGCGGTCTGTTAACACTGGGAACCGCGGCGGTTATTCATATG
The nucleotide sequence above comes from Gammaproteobacteria bacterium. Encoded proteins:
- a CDS encoding GTPase/DUF3482 domain-containing protein, with amino-acid sequence MMMQNPQRMQSAAILNVAVVGHTNTGKTSLIRTMLRSTEFGVIEDAAGTTRHVEQAAISADNEPVLNLYDTPGLEDSRALSAHIKKLSAKSKALTSLQILEQFVAQATVNDPLEQEAKVVRQVLRSDILLYIIDVREPFLEKYRLELEILTQAGKPVIPVFNFIAGHDHALAKWREHLAAFHMHATLEFDTVAFSFEAEKRLYQKMQTLVESHYDRLQKLIDYRAKLWNQLCLSGAKRVAELIVNVACYRESKGTQSNSIAHSLIEDRLHDFVRKAEQSCLHDLLAIFNFSEKDVAIQKIPVSNGQWQLDIFAPGILKAYGLDLGSAAAKGAAAGAGIDLMVGGMSLGAASALGALAGAGWSTFKRYGDEIKATVKGTQWQCADETTLQILYLRQKHLLKKLMHRGHAAQDTVHVDKADNEKLPANWSKLTSALRQNPAWQEPSAARNSNQQYQEIEAKLVEALLEN
- a CDS encoding PAS domain S-box protein — its product is MLSNNQPPALRRYILQLLALAGLYFVFGHISFLISVSHVIVTPVFFVAEGIALAAAILLGRKVWPGVFLGQLALALSSGLEFLPALAISAINSIEAVIAAILFKHWKLDSTLNSVHDFSRLTGMIFLVLQPFSATFGTITLLFFNVIQEPQNYFQSWLYWWFGNSLGQFLVTPFLLIAFSSPGGIAGIRQSMRPAIVPIVLMLPATWLVFGNSAFSGISLALVIYVPLLLWIAIKSGLAVVSLICSGITVLALFETARKFGPFVVDESPHIFDMNIFILGISLTAQFVSILFTERSRVEAELRKSEARLYAIIDSSPIPKAINDDQHNIVFLNKAFIQTFGYTLDDIPTLAEWWPKAYPDPAYRQQVETTWREHLEKSLRDHTNFEPLDVVIRSKDGSPRSVIATASSLDSFTSARHHHLITLVDITVRKSLETQLIKSHKFLENLSNSIPGFIYQFQLFPDGRHCVPYASNGITEILGVSPESVATDASAIFSLVHPEDLETFNRSIRESASTGNDWHADFRIMIQENEIRWIHAHSKPEKQTDGSIIWNGYANDITELKNISLKFSALLEFASDGVHILDEDGNVVEFSHAFAKMLGYSNEETARLNVMDWDAMIPREKLIAAVREVSTTPRVFETLHRRKDGTVFDVEINARRLEISGRKLIYASSRDITVRKQHEKELEYQRLRLSNIIEGTHIGTWEWNVQSGQVIFNSRWAEIIGYTLDELAPTSIETWLKYAHPDDLKQSETQLKDHFAGKIPYYEYEARMRHKAGHWIWVLDRGKVLSWTADGKPLMMFGTHQDITERKEREVMLIEARQQAEAASNAKTRFLAMMSHEIRTPMNAVLGMAYLLGKTSLDARQSAYLRNIEGSSNILLGVINDILDYSKIEANKIELDHIAFDLNTILENLSAIASIAAKDKTVDVLFYVEPDVPRHFVGDPLRLSQIFVNLTNNAIKFTDRGEVIIRIAADSTGDAESTTLIFSITDSGIGMTGDQMAHLFQAFAQADSSITRRFGGTGLGLSISHRLAQQMGGNIVAESEHGVGSKFHCTVKLQRKNQHGEPWVAIPANLQTLKVMIIDDHAVTRAAVTEIVQSMGWSAVAVDNGTASVRMFADPSQVPFDLLLLMTRLADTRYRETIQAIEAAFPVARRPKIIVISNNMDPAFTDQFEANSAISVLIKPFTPLNLLDTVTSLFDASKAGQADQPAIPVQKQFPGAHILVVEDNEFNQMLITELLNNLGIAVSLAQNGVECLDLLKTTEAPFDLIFMDLQMPEMDGLEATRRIRQDLHLNEIPIIALTANIMQHDPQELIRIGMNAYLPKPFDPDQLIRILERFLPKNSAGRSSSA